From the genome of Marixanthomonas ophiurae, one region includes:
- a CDS encoding 50S ribosomal protein L25/general stress protein Ctc — translation MKSITIKGSKRESVGKVATKALRNAGKVPCVVYGGDSTIHFSADELSFQNLVYTPDVFRVELELADGDKIDCALQDIQFHPVTDQILHIDFYQLFDGTPISMTIPVRVSGNAAGVKNGGVLRIINRRLRVRALPKNLPDFIDVDITNMKIGDVMAVGDIETEDFEFLHEDKKVICQVRTSRTAIVDEVPEDEDEDEEVEEGAEGEEGTESTAEGTEKKEGSSDE, via the coding sequence ATGAAATCAATTACAATCAAAGGATCTAAAAGAGAAAGCGTAGGCAAGGTAGCAACCAAAGCTTTACGTAATGCTGGAAAGGTTCCTTGCGTCGTGTACGGAGGGGATAGTACCATTCATTTTTCAGCAGATGAACTATCATTTCAAAACCTAGTCTATACACCTGACGTTTTTAGGGTTGAATTAGAGTTGGCAGATGGCGATAAAATTGACTGTGCTTTACAGGATATTCAATTTCACCCGGTAACAGACCAAATTCTACACATTGATTTCTATCAATTATTCGATGGTACCCCAATAAGCATGACCATTCCGGTACGTGTTTCAGGTAACGCCGCTGGAGTTAAAAATGGTGGGGTATTGCGTATTATTAACCGTAGGTTGCGTGTTAGGGCATTGCCTAAAAACCTTCCAGATTTTATCGATGTTGATATTACCAATATGAAAATTGGAGATGTCATGGCAGTTGGTGACATCGAAACAGAGGATTTTGAATTCTTGCACGAAGACAAAAAAGTAATTTGTCAAGTTAGAACTTCTCGTACAGCTATCGTTGACGAAGTACCAGAAGATGAAGACGAAGACGAAGAAGTTGAAGAAGGAGCTGAAGGCGAAGAAGGAACTGAAAGCACTGCTGAAGGAACTGAAAAGAAAGAAGGATCTTCTGACGAATAA
- the pth gene encoding aminoacyl-tRNA hydrolase gives MLSFFKKLFSTTQKQPYTEGDPMKKFLIAGLGNIGPKYHNTRHNIGFKILDALAKENDLTWETEKLGDITIHKKKGRTFLLLKPSTFMNLSGKAVRYWLDKEKIPLENLLVVTDDLNLPFGTLRIKTKGSDGGHNGLKDIQNTLQTNKYNRFRFGISDEFSKGRQVDYVLGEWDEEENKKLPERLEKASKAIESFGLAGINNTMNTFNGN, from the coding sequence ATGCTATCATTTTTTAAAAAGCTTTTTAGCACAACCCAAAAACAACCCTACACAGAAGGTGACCCCATGAAAAAATTTTTAATTGCAGGATTAGGAAATATAGGTCCAAAGTATCATAATACACGTCATAATATTGGTTTTAAGATTCTAGATGCTCTAGCAAAAGAAAATGATTTAACCTGGGAAACAGAAAAACTAGGTGATATTACAATTCATAAAAAGAAGGGACGCACTTTTTTATTACTAAAACCTAGTACTTTTATGAACCTCAGCGGAAAAGCAGTAAGATATTGGCTGGATAAAGAAAAAATACCGCTAGAAAACTTGTTGGTAGTAACCGATGACTTAAACCTCCCATTTGGTACACTTCGAATAAAAACAAAAGGGAGTGATGGTGGTCATAATGGGTTAAAAGACATACAAAATACCTTACAGACAAATAAATACAATCGATTTCGGTTTGGTATAAGTGATGAATTCAGCAAAGGCAGACAAGTAGATTATGTGTTAGGAGAATGGGATGAAGAAGAAAATAAAAAATTACCTGAACGCTTAGAAAAAGCGTCTAAAGCCATTGAGTCTTTCGGGTTGGCAGGCATAAACAATACTATGAATACTTTTAACGGAAACTAA
- the ruvC gene encoding crossover junction endodeoxyribonuclease RuvC — MSSERIILGIDPGTTIMGFGLIKVVGKKMQFMQLNELQLKKYKDHYVKLKLIFERTIELIDTYHPDEIAIEAPFFGKNVQSMLKLGRAQGVAMAAGLSREVPITEYSPKKIKMAITGNGNASKEQVAKMLQSTLGLKELPKNLDSTDGLAAAVCHFYNEGRMETGKSYTGWSAFVKQNEDRVGRK; from the coding sequence ATGAGTTCAGAAAGGATAATCTTGGGTATAGATCCCGGAACCACCATTATGGGTTTTGGACTTATAAAAGTTGTGGGTAAAAAGATGCAGTTTATGCAACTGAACGAACTGCAACTTAAAAAGTATAAGGATCACTACGTTAAACTGAAACTTATTTTTGAACGCACTATCGAATTAATCGACACCTATCATCCCGATGAAATAGCCATCGAAGCCCCGTTCTTTGGGAAGAACGTGCAATCCATGCTTAAGCTGGGAAGGGCACAAGGTGTTGCCATGGCGGCCGGACTTTCAAGAGAAGTCCCCATCACCGAATACTCCCCTAAAAAAATTAAAATGGCCATCACCGGAAACGGAAATGCAAGTAAAGAGCAGGTCGCTAAAATGTTACAAAGCACGCTTGGCTTAAAAGAATTACCTAAAAACCTAGATAGCACCGATGGCCTTGCGGCAGCCGTTTGTCATTTTTATAACGAAGGTCGCATGGAGACGGGTAAAAGCTACACGGGTTGGTCCGCTTTTGTTAAACAGAATGAAGATAGGGTGGGAAGGAAATAA
- a CDS encoding ribose-phosphate pyrophosphokinase, with amino-acid sequence MSVPIPEPKIFACKQSETLAGNIAKAFGISLGKIITSTYSDGEFQPSFEESVRGSRVFIIGSTHPNSDHLMEMLLMLDAAKRASARHITAVLPYFGWARQDRKDKPRVPIAAKLVAKMLETAGATRIITMDLHADQIQGFFERPVDHLFASTIFLPHLRKLNLDNLTIASPDMGGSKRAYAYSKALDSDVVICYKQREKANVISHMELIGDVKGKNVVLVDDMVDTAGTLTKAADLMMERGALSVRAICTHPILSGNAYERIEKSKLEELIVTDSIPLSQESKKVKVLTCANLFADVMLSVNHNKSISSKFLM; translated from the coding sequence ATGTCCGTTCCCATTCCAGAGCCCAAAATTTTTGCATGTAAACAAAGTGAAACCCTTGCTGGCAATATTGCCAAAGCATTTGGTATTTCGCTCGGTAAAATAATAACGTCTACTTACAGCGATGGTGAATTTCAACCTTCCTTTGAAGAGTCTGTTCGCGGAAGCCGTGTGTTTATAATTGGTTCCACCCACCCAAACAGTGACCACTTAATGGAAATGCTGTTAATGCTCGATGCTGCAAAGAGAGCTTCGGCAAGGCATATTACAGCTGTGTTGCCTTATTTTGGATGGGCTCGGCAAGATAGAAAAGACAAGCCGCGTGTTCCTATTGCTGCAAAATTAGTAGCTAAAATGCTAGAAACAGCAGGAGCTACAAGAATAATCACCATGGATTTGCACGCCGACCAAATTCAAGGTTTTTTTGAAAGACCAGTAGATCATCTTTTTGCTTCTACAATCTTTTTACCGCATTTACGAAAGTTAAACTTAGATAACTTAACAATAGCTTCCCCAGATATGGGTGGTAGTAAAAGAGCATATGCCTATTCCAAAGCATTGGATAGCGATGTTGTAATTTGTTATAAACAGCGTGAAAAAGCAAACGTTATTTCACATATGGAACTCATTGGCGATGTAAAAGGCAAAAATGTGGTGTTGGTTGATGATATGGTTGATACCGCAGGAACTTTAACCAAAGCTGCTGACCTTATGATGGAACGTGGAGCCTTGAGTGTACGTGCAATTTGTACGCATCCAATCCTTTCAGGCAATGCTTACGAACGTATTGAAAAATCGAAACTGGAAGAGTTGATTGTTACAGATTCCATTCCGTTAAGTCAAGAAAGTAAAAAAGTAAAAGTGTTAACCTGCGCTAACCTATTTGCTGACGTCATGCTAAGTGTAAACCACAATAAAAGCATTAGTTCTAAGTTTTTAATGTAA
- a CDS encoding DinB family protein yields the protein MNKRYIDYANYNIWANNRLANDLLKQNDELLHKELVASFPTIRATVSHIWIAEKGWLSRLEKNDWDVSDVLNFSGNNKQLFDSWRATSEDFKKFVEKADLEREIKFEHKGEHFSIPTREIIQTVFNHGSFHRGQVVMMMRQLGISDISQTDYIEWVREKERANF from the coding sequence ATGAATAAAAGGTACATCGACTACGCTAACTATAACATTTGGGCAAACAATAGATTGGCAAACGATTTATTAAAACAAAATGATGAATTGTTACATAAAGAATTGGTAGCGAGTTTCCCGACTATTCGTGCCACAGTTTCACATATTTGGATTGCAGAAAAAGGCTGGCTTTCCCGTTTAGAAAAGAATGACTGGGACGTATCTGATGTTCTAAATTTCTCAGGAAACAACAAGCAGCTGTTTGATTCTTGGCGTGCTACTTCCGAGGATTTTAAAAAATTTGTAGAAAAAGCAGATTTAGAAAGAGAAATTAAATTTGAACATAAAGGAGAGCACTTTTCAATCCCTACACGTGAAATAATTCAGACCGTTTTTAATCACGGAAGCTTTCATCGTGGACAAGTTGTGATGATGATGCGACAGCTAGGAATTTCAGATATATCGCAGACAGATTATATTGAATGGGTTCGAGAAAAAGAGAGAGCCAATTTTTAA
- a CDS encoding OmpA/MotB family protein — translation MKRIIQVFFFGILIVSVTTSCVSSKIYDDLKDRYAALKSENESLMNQLDNTSSNGEVYSVAQLREEIEKLKAENTRLAMDLAASEKSLARLQESYDALEANSSSALTENLERNRKLLTQLEEKERALAAESQRLNKLQKDLAARSQRVDELEGIIAAKDAKMKALKDAISAALTNFEGNGLTVEQRNGKVYVSMENKLLFESGSWAVNSRGRQAVVQLGNVLAQNPEIAVLIEGHTDNVPYGGNGPLKNNWDLSTKRATAIVTILTENALIPKDNLTAAGRGEYAPIATNATSEGKAKNRRIEVILTPKLDEISKLLNDI, via the coding sequence ATGAAACGAATTATTCAAGTTTTCTTCTTCGGAATTCTAATCGTATCGGTAACTACTTCGTGCGTATCATCAAAAATCTATGACGATTTAAAAGACCGTTATGCGGCTTTAAAATCTGAAAACGAATCGTTAATGAATCAATTGGACAATACTTCATCAAATGGAGAAGTGTATTCCGTTGCTCAGTTGCGGGAAGAAATTGAAAAATTAAAAGCCGAAAACACGCGTTTGGCGATGGATTTGGCTGCTTCAGAAAAAAGCTTAGCCCGTTTACAAGAATCTTATGATGCGTTGGAAGCAAATAGCTCATCGGCCTTGACTGAAAACTTAGAACGTAACCGAAAGCTATTAACGCAGTTAGAAGAAAAAGAACGAGCGTTGGCTGCGGAAAGCCAGCGATTAAATAAACTACAAAAAGACTTAGCTGCCAGATCACAACGTGTAGATGAACTGGAAGGCATCATCGCTGCAAAAGATGCAAAAATGAAAGCCTTAAAAGATGCTATCTCTGCTGCCTTAACCAATTTTGAAGGCAACGGCCTTACAGTAGAACAGCGGAACGGAAAAGTCTATGTTTCCATGGAAAACAAGTTGTTGTTTGAAAGCGGAAGCTGGGCGGTAAATTCACGTGGGAGACAAGCGGTGGTTCAGCTAGGAAATGTACTAGCTCAAAACCCCGAAATAGCCGTGTTAATTGAAGGGCATACCGACAATGTACCATACGGTGGTAATGGCCCTTTAAAAAATAACTGGGATCTTTCCACCAAACGAGCGACTGCAATTGTAACTATTTTGACTGAAAATGCTTTAATACCAAAAGATAACCTCACCGCTGCAGGGCGAGGGGAATACGCACCCATCGCAACAAACGCAACTTCTGAAGGGAAAGCAAAAAACCGTAGAATTGAAGTAATTTTAACTCCAAAACTGGATGAAATTTCTAAGTTGCTGAATGATATTTAA
- a CDS encoding HTTM domain-containing protein, producing MNRFLFKHIDNTGLVLWRVVFGALIAIEGFGAIASGWVRRTLVEPKFTFNFIGFEFLQPLPGDLMYWYFALMGTFGVLVMLGYKYRFGMFCYALMWSCVYLMQKSSYNNHYYLMMLLCWLMVFLPANRWFSIDARQSSELKSPSMPRWVLLVLILQVWIVYTYGSIAKWYPGWFDASVPALFMKSKSDYWLVGGLLQENWVHWCIAYVGILFDLLIVPLLLWKRTRLAAFIVSIFFHLFNSIIFQIGIFPYMSMAFAFFFFSSEILQKRFLPKKKLYTKGEIIVPNYKPALLTIFSVYFIIQIGLPLRHWFFKDDVLWTEEGHRLSWRMMLRSKAGSLTVWIKEKGDTEKKRYNYNLLLSKKQQRAVKSKPDMLWQLAQRIKQIEEKNGKKDVEVYMDSYIRVNTGIYNQLTNPEIDLAAQPWQHFKHTDWILPSPEGFARKK from the coding sequence GTGAATAGGTTTTTATTCAAACATATAGACAATACTGGTCTCGTACTTTGGAGAGTAGTTTTTGGAGCGTTAATTGCCATAGAAGGATTTGGTGCAATTGCTTCTGGTTGGGTACGACGTACTTTGGTTGAACCTAAATTTACCTTCAACTTTATCGGTTTTGAGTTTTTACAGCCATTGCCAGGCGATTTAATGTATTGGTATTTTGCCTTGATGGGCACTTTTGGCGTTTTGGTTATGTTAGGCTACAAGTACCGGTTTGGTATGTTTTGCTACGCCCTTATGTGGAGCTGCGTCTATTTAATGCAAAAATCATCTTACAACAATCACTACTATTTAATGATGCTACTATGCTGGCTAATGGTTTTTTTACCAGCCAACCGATGGTTTTCCATCGATGCCAGACAAAGCTCTGAACTTAAGTCACCATCCATGCCTAGATGGGTACTGTTGGTATTGATTCTTCAAGTATGGATTGTTTATACGTACGGTTCTATAGCAAAATGGTATCCTGGCTGGTTTGATGCCAGTGTACCTGCCCTATTTATGAAGAGTAAAAGTGATTACTGGTTGGTGGGAGGGTTGCTTCAGGAAAATTGGGTACATTGGTGCATTGCGTACGTTGGTATTTTGTTCGATTTATTGATTGTCCCCTTATTACTTTGGAAAAGGACCCGATTGGCAGCTTTTATTGTTTCCATATTCTTTCATCTATTTAACTCAATTATATTTCAAATAGGGATTTTCCCGTATATGTCCATGGCATTTGCCTTCTTTTTCTTTTCTTCGGAAATATTACAAAAACGATTTCTTCCGAAGAAAAAATTATACACCAAAGGGGAGATTATTGTACCAAATTATAAACCAGCACTACTAACTATATTTTCAGTCTATTTTATAATTCAAATAGGATTACCGTTACGCCATTGGTTTTTTAAAGACGACGTACTCTGGACCGAAGAAGGTCACCGTCTAAGTTGGCGCATGATGCTACGTAGCAAAGCAGGTAGTTTGACAGTTTGGATAAAAGAAAAAGGGGATACGGAGAAAAAACGCTATAATTACAACTTGCTACTAAGTAAAAAACAACAACGAGCTGTAAAATCGAAGCCTGATATGCTTTGGCAACTCGCACAGCGTATTAAACAAATTGAAGAAAAAAATGGGAAGAAGGATGTAGAGGTTTACATGGATTCATATATACGAGTGAATACAGGGATTTACAACCAACTAACCAACCCAGAAATAGATCTAGCTGCCCAGCCTTGGCAACATTTTAAACACACCGATTGGATTTTACCTTCCCCAGAAGGGTTTGCGAGGAAAAAATAA
- a CDS encoding lysylphosphatidylglycerol synthase domain-containing protein: protein MRTVLHKSKQYWLVALKVLLLGLTFAYIYYKITSGETLKWNLFTSEIQSKSFAYILLFILLAAINWFFEIAKWQTTVSKIKFISFFEATKQSLMALTISLPTPNRIGDYGAKAFFYPSEKRKEILLLNFLSNSIQMIITCFFGGIGLCILALNYSLPVSSVKLSILISVLLIVAVATYFFRKKQLLIKGLSVINLFQYIKKLSYSLKLKLLLYSFIRYFVFSFLFFVILLFFDANISILKAVPLIFAMYLLVSILPSFFVFDVVVRGGVAVWLFSLAGVDELTVLCTVFTMWLLNFILPALIGGFYVARYKTTNL, encoded by the coding sequence ATGCGCACCGTTTTGCACAAATCTAAACAATATTGGCTGGTTGCCCTAAAAGTTTTGTTGCTTGGGCTCACATTTGCGTATATATACTATAAAATCACTTCTGGAGAAACACTAAAATGGAACTTGTTTACTTCTGAAATTCAATCGAAAAGCTTTGCATACATTCTACTTTTTATATTGTTAGCGGCGATTAACTGGTTTTTTGAAATAGCGAAATGGCAAACAACAGTTTCAAAAATAAAATTTATTTCATTTTTCGAAGCTACTAAACAAAGCTTGATGGCTTTAACAATATCCTTACCAACGCCTAACCGTATTGGTGATTATGGTGCCAAAGCGTTTTTTTATCCTTCAGAGAAAAGAAAAGAAATACTCTTACTCAACTTTTTAAGCAACAGTATCCAAATGATCATTACCTGTTTTTTTGGTGGCATTGGACTTTGTATTTTGGCTTTAAATTATTCCTTGCCAGTTTCAAGCGTCAAACTAAGTATTTTAATTTCTGTATTATTAATCGTAGCTGTTGCTACGTATTTTTTCAGAAAAAAACAACTTCTTATAAAGGGACTCTCTGTTATAAACCTATTTCAATACATCAAAAAATTATCTTATTCTTTAAAATTAAAATTGCTGTTATATTCCTTTATACGATACTTTGTTTTTAGCTTTTTATTTTTTGTAATCTTATTATTTTTTGATGCTAATATTTCGATTTTAAAAGCTGTTCCACTCATATTCGCTATGTACCTTTTGGTTTCAATTCTTCCTTCTTTTTTTGTTTTTGATGTGGTTGTGCGAGGAGGTGTAGCCGTTTGGCTTTTTTCATTAGCAGGCGTGGACGAATTAACTGTACTTTGTACTGTTTTTACTATGTGGCTGCTTAATTTTATTCTCCCAGCATTAATTGGAGGTTTTTATGTAGCACGTTATAAAACCACCAACTTATGA
- a CDS encoding exodeoxyribonuclease III, whose protein sequence is MKIISYNVNGIRAAIRKGFLDWIKSANPDVICIQETKAMKEQVDTDAISEAGYPYQYWYSAQKKGYSGVAIFSKTEPNNVAYGTGVDYMDHEGRNIRVDFDDLSVMSLYLPSGTNIARLEHKLGYMDDFQIYINQLKQEIPNLVICGDYNICHEAVDIHDPVRNKNVSGFLPVEREWIGNFMDSGFIDSFRHFNKEPHNYTWWSYRANARNNNKGWRIDYNMVARPLQENLKRAVILPEAKHSDHCPLLVELEF, encoded by the coding sequence ATGAAAATTATTTCCTACAATGTAAACGGCATTCGAGCTGCCATTAGAAAAGGATTTTTAGATTGGATAAAGAGTGCTAACCCCGATGTTATCTGTATTCAAGAAACCAAAGCGATGAAAGAGCAGGTTGATACCGATGCGATTTCCGAAGCCGGTTATCCGTATCAATATTGGTATAGCGCCCAAAAAAAAGGATATAGCGGTGTTGCTATATTTTCAAAAACAGAGCCTAACAATGTAGCCTACGGGACAGGCGTAGATTATATGGATCACGAAGGACGAAACATTCGGGTAGATTTTGACGACCTTTCGGTGATGAGTCTCTACTTACCCAGCGGAACAAACATCGCCCGTTTGGAGCATAAATTGGGTTATATGGATGACTTTCAAATTTATATTAATCAATTAAAGCAAGAAATACCTAATTTAGTTATTTGTGGTGATTATAATATTTGTCACGAAGCGGTTGATATTCACGATCCGGTTCGGAATAAAAACGTTTCTGGATTTCTACCGGTAGAACGGGAGTGGATAGGCAATTTTATGGATAGTGGATTTATAGATTCGTTCCGTCATTTCAACAAAGAACCACATAATTATACTTGGTGGAGCTATCGTGCCAATGCTCGCAATAATAATAAAGGATGGCGTATCGATTATAATATGGTGGCAAGACCATTACAAGAAAACCTGAAAAGAGCCGTTATATTACCCGAGGCCAAACACAGTGACCATTGTCCCTTGTTAGTTGAGCTCGAATTTTAA
- the serS gene encoding serine--tRNA ligase → MLQVHEIRENKDQFIKALAKRGIDATNDLDAIIAADETRRNTQTKLDDILSKSNKFSKEIGMLFQKGEAQKANLLKEKTTQLKQESKTLQEQLNAAEEKLQELLYNLPNVPHETVPAGNDEEDNEEIFRELDIPTLEEGSLPHWELAKKYDLIDFELGVKVTGAGFPIYKGKGARLQRALITYFLDKNVEAGYTEYQVPLMVNEDSARGTGQLPDKEGQMYHITNDDLYMIPTAEVPVTNMFRGDLLKQDQLPITCTGYTPCFRREAGSYGAHVRGLNRLHQFDKVEIVRIEHPDNSYKALDGMVEHVKDILRELKLPYRILRLCGGDLGFTAALTYDFEVFSTAQDRWLEISSVSNFETFQANRLKLRFKDENGKNNLLHTLNGSALALPRVLAGILENYQTPEGIKIPEVLVPYCGFDMIK, encoded by the coding sequence ATGTTACAAGTACACGAAATCCGAGAAAACAAGGATCAATTTATTAAAGCACTTGCTAAAAGAGGTATTGATGCTACTAACGATCTGGATGCAATTATTGCTGCAGACGAAACTCGTAGAAACACCCAGACGAAACTGGATGACATATTATCAAAGTCCAATAAATTTTCAAAAGAAATTGGGATGCTTTTCCAAAAAGGAGAAGCCCAAAAAGCAAACTTGCTAAAAGAAAAAACAACCCAATTAAAACAGGAGTCTAAAACGCTACAAGAACAGTTAAATGCTGCCGAAGAAAAGCTACAAGAATTGTTGTACAACCTTCCCAACGTACCACATGAGACCGTACCCGCCGGAAATGACGAAGAAGACAATGAAGAAATTTTTCGTGAATTAGACATTCCAACCCTTGAGGAAGGCTCATTACCACATTGGGAGTTGGCCAAAAAATACGACCTTATCGATTTTGAATTGGGTGTAAAAGTAACTGGAGCTGGATTTCCTATTTATAAAGGAAAAGGTGCTAGGTTACAGCGTGCATTAATCACCTATTTTCTAGATAAAAATGTGGAGGCTGGGTATACCGAATATCAAGTACCGTTAATGGTAAATGAAGATTCTGCGCGTGGTACTGGTCAATTGCCTGACAAAGAAGGGCAAATGTATCATATCACCAACGATGATTTGTATATGATCCCTACTGCTGAAGTACCTGTAACCAATATGTTTCGAGGTGATTTATTAAAGCAAGATCAATTGCCAATCACATGTACTGGGTATACACCCTGCTTTAGAAGAGAGGCTGGAAGTTACGGCGCCCACGTTCGTGGTTTAAACCGTTTGCACCAATTTGATAAAGTTGAAATTGTACGTATTGAGCATCCTGATAATAGCTACAAAGCATTAGATGGCATGGTAGAACATGTAAAGGATATATTACGAGAATTAAAATTACCCTACCGAATTTTACGTCTATGTGGAGGTGACTTAGGGTTTACCGCTGCTTTAACCTACGATTTTGAAGTATTTTCAACTGCTCAAGACAGGTGGTTAGAAATTTCTTCTGTATCAAACTTTGAAACCTTTCAAGCTAACCGATTAAAACTTCGGTTTAAAGATGAAAACGGTAAAAACAACCTTCTTCACACTTTAAACGGAAGTGCTCTAGCATTACCACGTGTATTAGCAGGAATTTTGGAAAATTACCAAACTCCTGAAGGAATTAAAATTCCTGAGGTACTAGTGCCGTATTGTGGTTTTGATATGATAAAATAA
- a CDS encoding DUF2255 family protein, which translates to MSFPNDFYAHLKNHNYTEIKGGIERKNFLEIWVVAVDNRIFARSWNKSAKSWFTAFIETGVGQLKYGEKIINVEGEKLDKTNKIQQSINEAYLSRYNQKENIYYSEGITKPEYLDYTMEFFFSKNDN; encoded by the coding sequence ATGAGTTTTCCTAACGATTTCTACGCACATTTAAAAAATCATAATTACACCGAAATTAAAGGTGGAATAGAAAGAAAGAACTTTTTAGAAATATGGGTCGTTGCAGTTGATAATCGCATTTTTGCAAGAAGTTGGAATAAAAGTGCAAAAAGTTGGTTTACTGCTTTTATAGAAACAGGTGTTGGGCAATTAAAATACGGTGAAAAAATAATTAATGTTGAAGGTGAGAAACTCGATAAAACGAATAAAATCCAACAGTCGATTAACGAAGCTTATCTTTCAAGATACAATCAAAAAGAAAATATTTATTACTCAGAAGGCATCACAAAACCTGAATATTTAGACTATACAATGGAGTTTTTCTTCTCAAAAAATGATAATTAA
- a CDS encoding bifunctional riboflavin kinase/FAD synthetase, with amino-acid sequence MKEYSSASKYDNERPCAITIGTFDGVHIGHKAILKRLVQAAEKDNLDSVLLTFFPHPRMVLQKDSNIKLINTLSEKKELLEKTGLDHLVIHPFTRQFSRLTAVEYVRDILVNKLKAKKVIIGYDHRFGRNRTADINDLKEFGNTYGFEVEEISAQELDEVTVSSTKVRKALEAGDISTANEYLGYQFMISGTVVQGKAIGRTMEYPTANLNLTEDYKLIPKNGVYVVKATINNKQVFGITSIGTNPTVGGRKKTIETHFLDYNQDLYNQDLQIEFITHIRDEETFDGMETLKKAIKQDELFARNLLKTRE; translated from the coding sequence GTGAAAGAATACAGCTCAGCTTCGAAATACGATAATGAAAGACCTTGTGCAATAACCATTGGCACGTTTGATGGTGTTCATATTGGCCATAAAGCTATTTTAAAACGTTTAGTTCAAGCCGCAGAAAAAGACAATTTGGACTCTGTTTTGTTAACTTTTTTTCCACATCCACGGATGGTGCTTCAAAAAGATTCAAACATCAAGCTCATTAATACGCTTTCAGAAAAAAAAGAACTGCTAGAAAAAACAGGTTTGGACCACTTGGTCATCCATCCGTTTACTAGACAGTTCTCACGGTTAACCGCAGTAGAATATGTCCGTGATATTTTGGTAAACAAACTCAAAGCTAAAAAAGTAATTATTGGATACGATCACCGTTTTGGGAGAAATCGGACCGCAGATATAAACGATTTAAAAGAATTCGGAAACACTTATGGCTTTGAGGTAGAAGAAATAAGTGCTCAAGAATTGGATGAAGTAACGGTAAGCTCCACCAAAGTTCGAAAAGCATTGGAGGCAGGCGATATTAGTACGGCTAATGAATACCTGGGCTATCAATTTATGATTTCAGGAACAGTAGTGCAAGGAAAAGCCATTGGAAGAACGATGGAGTACCCAACCGCCAACCTAAACCTTACCGAAGATTATAAGTTAATTCCAAAAAATGGAGTGTACGTTGTAAAAGCTACAATTAACAATAAACAAGTATTTGGAATAACAAGTATTGGTACCAATCCAACTGTTGGAGGAAGAAAAAAAACTATTGAAACCCATTTTTTAGATTACAATCAAGACTTGTACAATCAAGATTTACAAATAGAGTTTATAACCCATATACGAGATGAAGAAACATTTGACGGAATGGAAACATTGAAAAAAGCGATAAAACAAGACGAATTATTTGCAAGGAATTTACTTAAAACTCGTGAATAG